The proteins below come from a single Tissierellales bacterium genomic window:
- a CDS encoding HpaII family restriction endonuclease — protein sequence MIRGNKGEWSEIYVLFRLLAEGKIYAADENLNKLEDIYFPIIEIIREETEDKLNKYKTGDPVEIYLDGNKIKEISTAEFNKEADYLLETLKSDEHKRAFEIEKTEKFMNEIDCYKISAPSLDKTDITMKIIDINTGYSPAVGFSIKSELGSTPTLLNAGKTTNFIFKIEHDYDDLVKEANKIYRVSRGKNHTDVKGRIKKIIEEGGKFKYYDMQNRTFKNNLVLIDSNMDKIIAETLLHFYRDGINDCASMVKKLEEENPMNFGNVHAYGYKFKKFLSAVALGMRPATIWDGIDEATGGYIIVTKQGRVVAYHIYNRNYFEDYLLNNTKYETASTSRHEFGELYQEGGKDFIKLNLQVRFI from the coding sequence ATGATTAGAGGGAATAAAGGAGAATGGTCCGAAATATATGTCTTATTCAGATTGCTGGCTGAAGGTAAAATATATGCGGCTGATGAAAATCTTAATAAATTAGAAGATATATACTTTCCTATTATAGAAATAATCAGAGAAGAAACTGAGGATAAGCTTAATAAATATAAGACAGGAGATCCTGTTGAGATATATCTAGACGGTAATAAAATTAAAGAGATATCAACGGCTGAATTTAATAAAGAAGCAGACTATTTATTAGAGACTTTAAAATCTGATGAACATAAAAGAGCTTTCGAAATAGAAAAAACTGAAAAGTTTATGAATGAGATAGACTGCTATAAGATTTCAGCTCCGTCATTGGATAAGACTGATATTACAATGAAAATAATAGATATAAATACAGGCTATAGTCCAGCGGTAGGATTTAGTATAAAATCAGAGTTAGGTTCAACCCCTACTCTATTAAATGCAGGGAAAACTACTAACTTCATTTTTAAAATAGAACATGATTATGACGATCTTGTAAAAGAAGCAAATAAGATTTACAGAGTTTCTAGGGGCAAAAATCATACTGATGTTAAGGGACGTATAAAAAAAATTATAGAAGAAGGTGGCAAGTTCAAATATTATGATATGCAAAATCGAACCTTTAAAAATAATCTTGTACTAATAGACAGCAATATGGATAAAATAATTGCCGAAACTTTACTTCATTTTTATAGAGACGGAATAAATGACTGTGCTTCAATGGTTAAAAAACTGGAAGAAGAAAACCCTATGAATTTTGGAAATGTCCATGCATATGGGTATAAGTTTAAAAAGTTTTTATCAGCAGTCGCATTAGGAATGAGACCTGCTACAATTTGGGACGGAATAGATGAAGCGACAGGCGGTTATATAATAGTAACTAAACAAGGCAGAGTTGTAGCCTATCATATATATAACAGAAACTATTTTGAAGATTATCTATTGAATAACACAAAATACGAAACTGCATCAACTTCAAGGCATGAGTTCGGCGAGCTATATCAGGAAGGCGGTAAAGATTTTATAAAGCTGAATTTGCAAGTAAGATTTATATAA